A stretch of Komagataella phaffii GS115 chromosome 2, complete sequence DNA encodes these proteins:
- a CDS encoding JmjC domain-containing histone demethylase which can specifically demethylate H3K36 tri-and dimethy, whose protein sequence is MTRAIKPDHYEQGIPVFKPSTDQFEDFYAFNKAVHPYGMQSGIIKVIPPSDWIDSLHDSPDYLTQEDLLNVKLKNPIEQQVSLMSNKSCFSIDNVEKHRTYTLPQWKKLHDQLKYSLPRPRGAKSDTFNSKDGPIPKEKEGEFTAKIDTSIYEPDYIEFLESQYWKSLKFSAPLYAADSLGSLFPKNLKTWNVSSLPNLLDYLPEKIPGVNDSYLYAGLWKATFSWHLEDQDLHSINYIHFGAPKKWYSIPQDQHREFYQLMSNTYPDDAKHCPEFLRHKTFLVDPKYIRSNGITVNEIVHREKEFIITYPYGYHSGFNLGYNLAESVNFAIEEWLPIGLRAKKCECIDDSVGIDVRKLMESVSKCILCPTLMQKNIFQESFDKLLILGTNSKAHRICGKLIPGLEVDGDLITKYFSMIDNTKLSICNYCGEGGYCVSCSFQDCTNCYHVLCSLNSNVSIDRCKIYCELHKGEAVTTFDSLEIGDIISFDSKYGEIVSLDKEKETTTMATFPEAQHKLIHRYQFDSIKAPSRKRERDNNDSELVF, encoded by the coding sequence ATGACTAGGGCTATCAAACCTGACCATTACGAGCAAGGGATTCCGGTTTTCAAGCCTTCTACCGACCAATTTGAGGACTTTTATGCTTTTAACAAGGCTGTTCATCCCTATGGAATGCAGTCGGGAATCATCAAAGTTATCCCACCCAGCGATTGGATTGACAGTTTACATGATTCCCCAGATTATCTGACTCAGGAGGATCTACTGAACGTGAAACTAAAAAATCCAATCGAACAGCAAGTTTCTCTTATGAGTAACAAATCTTGCTTTAGTATTGATAACGTCGAGAAACACAGAACTTATACATTACCTCAATGGAAGAAATTGCACGATCAGTTGAAGTATAGTCTTCCACGTCCACGAGGAGCGAAGAGTGATACTTTCAACTCTAAAGATGGTCCGAtaccaaaagaaaaggaaggaGAATTTACCGCAAAAATTGATACTTCAATATACGAACCGGATTACATTGAGTTTTTGGAATCACAATATTGGAAGAGTCTCAAATTTAGTGCTCCATTGTATGCAGCAGACTCACTGGGCTcattatttccaaagaacTTAAAAACGTGGAATGTATCATCTTTACCAAACTTGTTAGACTACTTACCAGAGAAAATTCCAGGAGTGAACGATTCTTATCTGTACGCTGGTTTATGGAAGGCGACCTTCTCCTGGCACCTAGAGGATCAAGATCTGCATTCTATCAACTATATTCATTTTGGTGCTCCGAAAAAGTGGTATTCAATTCCTCAGGACCAGCATAGAGAATTTTATCAGCTAATGTCAAACACCTATCCAGATGACGCCAAACATTGCCCCGAGTTTTTGCGTCATAAGACGTTTTTGGTCGATCCAAAATACATCCGCTCCAACGGAATCACAGTTAATGAAATAGTGCATCGGGAAAAGGAGTTCATTATCACTTATCCCTACGGATACCATTCGGGATTTAATTTAGGATACAATTTAGCTGAAAGTGTTAATTTTGCAATAGAGGAGTGGCTACCTATTGGGTTACGGGCAAAGAAATGTGAATGTATCGATGACAGTGTTGGAATTGATGTTAGAAAATTAATGGAGTCCGTTTCAAAATGTATACTATGCCCAACTTTGATGCAGaagaatatttttcaagagtCTTTCGATAAACTACTCATATTGGGAACGAATTCTAAAGCGCATAGAATATGTGGTAAACTAATACCTGGTCTTGAAGTAGATGGCGATCTCATTACAAaatacttttcaatgattgaCAATACTAAGCTCTCCATCTGTAATTATTGCGGAGAGGGAGGATATTGTGTTTCCTGCAGTTTTCAAGATTGCACCAATTGTTATCATGTACTCTGCTCATTGAATTCCAATGTGTCGATAGATCGATGTAAAATTTATTGTGAACTACATAAAGGGGAAGCTGTTACGACCTTTGACTCGCTGGAAATTGGGGATATTATTAGTTTTGACAGCAAGTATGGTGAGATCGTTTCTCTtgataaagagaaagaaacaacGACTATGGCGACCTTCCCAGAAGCACAACATAAATTGATACACCGATATCAGTTTGACTCTATCAAAGCACCCAGTAGGAAAAGGGAAAGGGACAACAATGATTCTGAATTAGTCTTCTAA
- a CDS encoding Chitin synthase III, catalyzes the transfer of N-acetylglucosamine (GlcNAc) to chitin: MKNSFSSDNYQEFDVESGDLNRKRSLVRHDRARNDPHNPHYHYANVVAQESDHIKVQSFDTGLDPTRWDSLSRSASARGRSIPLDDLNSKGQIMHDFEDDSTQVDPRGTEIQGLNDEQSLHRNNTIRSNKLASKVIKSKSSSKYEFWPIYCTIITFWAPSPLLRLFGFKTKERQFAWREKMGLISIILYIGTFVAYLTFGFSRTVCSNTRTRIENNSVSTGYLIINGRAYDLTASSHPAAAGIDAGTNILYPPINAGGKDASFLFQNVNGNCKGLITPKEDSEIPFDGDEVAWYMPCKLFAQDGSSSPNFTASEYYNGWGCHTSTTARDAFYSLDVTGDVYFTWNDIRNSSRNLVVFSGDVLDLDLISWIDSDNLNYPELFDRLRTDEQMRGHDISILLSSSSERKAARCLVETIKVGVIDSETIGCIASDIVLYVSLIFILSVVISKFLCACYFKWVISRRQGATTSSTKEMNERERDIEDWADDINKQAPVASVQPFQRFDYRNQSKGNRVSKLFNRASRYSMATQLDGFDYVNSVGTLASSAKYPMTTMTLQTTKMLRASKDRRSHVRNRSSVMLNTNASRQSLLLGSDYHNPFDANDGFYIQSLSADLIHPDVAPQPPVEYQPYGYPLAHVITLITCYSEDEDGLRTTIESIATTDYPNSHKLILVICDGMIKGAGNDKTTPEIALDLMTDFVTPPDDVQPFSYVSVAQGSKRHNMAKVYAGFYNYKDSNLPPEKQQRVPVVTIVKCGTPAETGAAKPGNRGKRDSQIILMSFLQKVMFDERMTQLENEMLKSIFSITGLMTEMYEIVLMVDADTKVYPDSLTHMVAEMVKDPTVMGLCGETKIANKRQSWVTAIQVFEYYISHHQAKAFESCFGSVTCLPGCFCMYRIKTPKGRDGYWVPILANPDIVERYSDNVLDTLHKKNLLLLGEDRYLSSLMLQTFPKRKQIFVPKAACKTIVPERFKVLLSQRRRWINSTVHNLFELFLVNDLCGTFCFSMQFVIGIELVGTLVLPAAICFTVYVIIFAIVSHPTPILSLVLLGIIFGLPGLLIVVTVSSWSYILWLLVYLVALPIWNFVLPSYAYWKFDDFSWGETRVTSHEIKDAHGEIEGLFDGSHIIQKRWREFERDRRRSNSPNLNHRGSELPVPSAAWDPANINHDFEKDSDVYVNAQEEAESSSSQNYLK; encoded by the coding sequence AtgaaaaattctttctcatcCGATAATTACCAAGAGTTCGATGTGGAATCTGGTGATCTCAACAGAAAGAGGTCCCTGGTAAGACATGATAGAGCCAGGAATGATCCACATAATCCGCATTATCATTATGCCAATGTGGTCGCTCAGGAATCCGATCACATAAAGGTGCAATCTTTTGACACCGGATTGGACCCAACCCGTTGGGATTCTCTATCTAGAAGTGCATCCGCAAGAGGTCGTTCCATTCCGCTTGACGACTTGAATAGTAAAGGCCAAATAATGCATGACTTCGAAGATGACTCTACTCAAGTGGATCCTCGAGGAACAGAAATACAAGGGTTAAACGACGAACAATCCCTACACAGGAATAACACTATACGCTCAAATAAACTCGCCTCTAAAGTTATCAAGTCTAAAAGCAGCTCCAAGTACGAGTTTTGGCCCATTTATTGTACCATCATCACTTTCTGGGCCCCATCTCCTTTACTAAGGTTGTTTGGCTTCAAAACGAAAGAAAGACAATTTGCctggagagaaaaaatGGGGTTGATCTCGATCATCTTATACATCGGTACATTTGTTGCCTATCTTACTTTTGGGTTCTCCAGAACTGTCTGCTCCAATACTAGAACAAGAATCGAGAACAATAGCGTCTCCACCGGTTATCTTATTATCAACGGAAGAGCCTACGATCTCACCGCCTCTTCTCATCCCGCTGCTGCTGGTATTGATGCAGGAACCAATATTCTATACCCCCCTATCAATGCTGGTGGCAAGGAtgcttcttttctttttcagaacgTGAATGGAAACTGTAAGGGTCTTATTACTCCAAAAGAGGATAGTGAAATTCCTTTTGACGGAGACGAAGTTGCTTGGTACATGCCCTGCAAATTGTTTGCCCAAGATGGATCGTCGTCTCCCAATTTCACCGCCTCTGAATACTATAATGGCTGGGGATGTCACACATCCACAACAGCTAGAGATGCTTTCTACTCTTTAGATGTTACAGGTGATGTCTACTTCACATGGAATGACATAAGAAATTCGTCCAGAAATTTGGTTGTTTTTTCGGGTGATGTTTTAGATTTAGATCTTATCTCTTGGATTGATTCTGATAACTTGAACTATCCAGAGTTATTTGATCGTCTTCGCACAGACGAGCAAATGAGGGGTCATGATATATCTATCTTActatcttcttcttctgaaagGAAGGCTGCACGATGTTTAGTAGAAACTATCAAGGTTGGTGTAATAGACTCTGAGACAATTGGCTGCATTGCTTCGGATATTGTTCTTTATGtctctttgattttcatTTTATCTGTGGTTATTTCGAAGTTTTTATGTGCCTGCTACTTTAAATGGGTTATCTCTAGGAGACAGGGTGCCACTACATCTTCtaccaaagaaatgaatGAACGTGAGAGAGATATCGAAGATTGGGCCGACGATATTAACAAGCAGGCCCCCGTTGCTTCTGTTCAGCCATTTCAACGTTTTGATTATCGCAACCAGTCGAAAGGAAATAGAGTCTCGAAGCTTTTTAACAGGGCTTCAAGATACTCTATGGCGACGCAGTTGGACGGCTTTGATTACGTTAACTCAGTTGGAACTTTGGCAAGTTCTGCAAAATACCCCATGACAACTATGACTCTTCAAACCACAAAAATGCTTCGGGCCTCAAAGGACAGGCGATCACATGTGAGAAACAGGTCATCTGTTATGTTGAATACCAATGCTTCCAGGCAATCACTATTGTTGGGAAGCGATTACCATAACCCTTTTGATGCTAATGATGGGTTCTATATACAGTCGTTATCCGCTGATCTGATTCATCCTGATGTTGCACCCCAGCCTCCAGTTGAGTACCAGCCATATGGGTATCCCTTGGCCCATGTTATTACTCTAATTACCTGCTACTctgaggatgaagatgggCTCAGAACTACAATTGAATCGATTGCCACTACCGACTACCCTAACTCTCATAAACTTATTTTAGTTATCTGTGATGGTATGATCAAAGGTGCTGGTAACGACAAGACTACTCCTGAGATTGCTCTTGACCTAATGACAGATTTTGTGACACCACCAGATGATGTGCAACCATTTTCCTATGTTTCTGTCGCCCAAGGCTCTAAAAGACACAACATGGCCAAAGTCTATGCTGGGTTTTACAATTATAAAGACTCCAATCTACCTCCTGAAAAACAGCAACGTGTTCCTGTCGTAACTATTGTTAAATGTGGTACTCCTGCTGAAACTGGAGCTGCCAAACCAGGTAACAGAGGTAAACGTGACTCCCAAATTATATTGATGTCTTTCCTCCAGAAGGTCATGTTTGACGAAAGAATGACCCAACTGGAAAACGAGATGTTaaaatcaattttttcaatcacAGGGTTAATGACTGAAATGTATGAGATTGTGTTAATGGTTGATGCTGACACCAAGGTGTATCCAGACTCCTTAACACATATGGTTGCAGAAATGGTGAAGGATCCAACAGTGATGGGTCTATGTGGAGAAACGAAGATTGCCAACAAGAGACAATCCTGGGTGACTGcaattcaagtttttgagtACTACATTTCGCATCACCAAGCAAAGGCGTTTGAAAGCTGTTTTGGTAGCGTTACCTGCTTACCTGGTTGTTTTTGCATGTATCGCATCAAAACGCCCAAAGGCCGTGACGGCTACTGGGTTCCCATTCTTGCTAACCCCGACATTGTAGAAAGATACAGTGACAATGTTCTGGACACTCTGCACAAGAAAAATTTACTGTTGCTGGGAGAGGATAGATATCTTTCTTCGTTGATGCTTCAAACTTTCCCTAAGAGAAAGCAGAtatttgttccaaaagctGCTTGTAAAACTATTGTTCCGGAGAGGTTTAAAGTGCTCCTATCCCAAAGACGTCGTTGGATCAATTCAACGGTACACAACTTGTTTGAGTTGTTCTTAGTCAATGATTTATGTGGAACGTTCTGCTTTTCGATGCAGTTTGTTATAGGTATTGAGCTTGTGGGTACTTTAGTATTGCCAGCTGCTATTTGTTTCACTGTTTACGTGATCATTTTTGCCATTGTTTCTCATCCAACACCCATTCTGTCACTAGTATTACTTGGTATCATTTTTGGTCTTCCAGGTTTATTAATCGTTGTCACAGTGTCTTCATGGTCGTATATTTTATGGCTACTCGTTTATTTGGTCGCTCTCCCAATTTGGAATTTCGTTCTCCCATCATATGCCTACTGGAAGTTTGATGACTTCAGTTGGGGTGAAACCAGAGTAACATCACatgaaatcaaagatgcACATGGAGAAATCGAGGGATTATTTGATGGTTCACATATTATCCAGAAACGTTGGagagaatttgaaagagatcGTAGGCGTTCAAACAGTCCAAACCTAAATCACAGAGGAAGTGAACTGCCAGTTCCATCTGCTGCTTGGGATCCAGCCAATATAAATCACGATTTTGAGAAGGATTCCGATGTGTATGTGAATGCCCAGGAGGAAGCTGAGAGTTCCAGTTCACAAAATTACTTAAAATAG
- a CDS encoding Peripheral membrane protein with a role in endocytosis and vacuole integrity, interacts with Arl1p a encodes MTLAYLVQELGTLSHDSKRKYPELKEAADASIDMIRSFKQRVPIQELVKFESFVDPFLLSIQTRSLKLVNTGLACLQKLIIESAIADTKLESLVNSLLVCSQFKSDDVHLKILQLLSLLLQSYPIRLKNELLSKFLFVCSNLYTQSKSPAIINTASATYLQLLTGVFDKIKIEDSKISPDDPVYTVSLDDNKTIEVRQCAYDSQRILLDLINLIQHQKPIFLKTNSISEEFGLELLETILKDNSELFNEHLELEYLLRIKISPLILDYLTSSDEFPIMVRVARIIQLMLLQHFTTLKNESKPILSTLTFQLTKDSNSPFWKKVLSLEIYLSIVKDFTLVQQIHKTYDSQLDSNEKTVFKSFFDVCFEIVVLNKSLLNTGDTILPKFISREYQKPADFAGLTVAKSSSKVLFIDYLDKLEPPQTSSTYMLYLILQTLTSMCDSLSKAVIGLDKNSSSYIEIKDLVSNNWVLWKDMATVFLYSSLCETLFNGLTKSLQKLTLTVSFLDLKDARKKLLFLICKSITNLTGSSGFRSKSLGESIVGTISTTIQTLSQQPVSNVSTSIQPYSRSFNSRMAVLFRMLINLVISLGNLLDGSEWILIFKTIQWLDYFLNGASSDKLLPQDKPSADLISSQEILSIQDSIVKLEDSVSGYNSTTLSLIIESFVTLTTELLLEEGGSKVPFEENDDLTLRTSSYNKLFFVGKLTNILQNNTIQLLATANGVWDYTLEFYKSIIQQRTLDDQTRFLITDSFDSVVKKIAADGFTNDEIRNTEHVVLNSLNKIDTSLSNLPTSKELLIVNCETDIRLRVLKTLSTVLNRYGSNFAESWSLVYTLLDAPFQLIEKTVLEDPILLKDPQLRINVGQLLESNFETVKLLLDEFLTSLPKKQLKPLIDILCKFFYQTLDLNISLNSLSYFWLISDSLKNSFNATKDSSYVGENLDLVLNDKEDLTTLINSPSTDPALIDHLIWICLIISLNKAASDPRAQVRNGAISTCFSIIDSHGSLLGCWKLIYRLVIEKEFYTIDYSDSLDSDHLESITLILRGLCSLYSSQFLSFDSSDSKNTKSLLLFWEGLFGYFEKLLKLNWLDLEYQIFKQFQELSKQGLEHEIPTELKELFYSFWSTYQILYQVNPLAQDTLVVYFESFDSIYKMVSPIQDVQKMERILAILNTAIRYPILPSTRSSDSIKSTKLQETVLNILGYMEFDDYHYKSMLIQQLANISMLPLAPKSAIEQKFIKKVQDSGFQVPTYIHFSHKAIIVLENKLADLSPAKVLDLGSFTERLFEQLLTIVQERSVGLEETEQELWMIASRILVDLSQKLLQSYDSSLEYLSMLFIRLTDTILSYYGKNSLYERFDIVQYDKLYACLIPPLTEMPKSVQVEFAHSIWKNSFLYEFDDTETALIGLDELKDIPAQQSLCSRLLSFPFDTIANTTSPIQTHPRKNLSLRCLNDLIDLCSDPQFQKVVTPFFISRTAIALHRVIVCKSLLDRRPLPRLQHLEIETIINGISSLVQKNGDRNIQDQIHELKPLFLRYVPFTDERDLQKVLSLSE; translated from the coding sequence ATGACCCTGGCCTATTTGGTTCAAGAGCTAGGAACTCTCAGTCATGATTCGAAAAGGAAATATCCCGAGCTGAAAGAAGCAGCAGATGCATCTATAGATATGATaagatctttcaaacaaaGGGTCCCCATCCAAGAGCTTGTGAAGTTTGAGTCCTTCGTTGACCCTTTTCTATTATCTATACAAACAAGGTCCCTCAAATTGGTAAATACTGGACTTGCTTGTTTACAAAAGCTAATAATAGAGAGCGCAATTGCTGATACAAAACTTGAGTCACTGGTAAATTCACTACTGGTTTGTTCCCAGTTCAAAAGTGACGATGTTCATTTAAAAATCCTTCAATTGCTGTCATTATTATTACAGAGCTACCCAATCcgtttgaagaatgaattgctatcaaagttcttgttTGTCTGCTCCAATTTGTATACACAAAGCAAAAGTCCAGCTATCATCAATACTGCCAGTGCCACATATCTACAACTGTTGACTGGCGTATTCGATAAAATTAAAATAGAGGACAGCAAAATATCCCCAGATGATCCAGTTTACACAGTTTCCTTGGATGACAATAAAACTATCGAAGTTCGCCAATGTGCCTATGATTCCCAAAGAATACTTCTtgatttgatcaatttgatACAACATCAAAAGCCtatatttttgaaaacaaactcGATCAGTGAAGAGTTTGGCCTTGAACTTTTAGAAACCATATTAAAAGACAATAGTGAGCTGTTCAATGAGCATTTAGAGCTGGAGTATCTTCTGCGAATAAAGATTTCTCCACTCATATTGGATTACCTAACCTCATCTGATGAGTTTCCAATAATGGTAAGAGTAGCTCGCATCATTCAACTAATGCTTTTGCAGCATTTCACAACACTGAAGAATGAATCGAAGCCAATATTATCCACCCTTACTTTTCAACTCAcaaaagattcaaactCACCGTTCTGGAAAAAGGTTTTGAGTTTGGAGATATATCTTTCTATTGTTAAAGATTTTACTCTTGTGCAACAAATTCACAAGACATACGATTCTCAGCTAGATAGTAATGAGAAAACCGTTTTCAAGAGCTTTTTCGATGTTTGTTTTGAGATCGTTGTTCTCAATAAGTCGTTATTAAATACCGGTGATACCATTCTGCCCAAATTTATATCTagagaatatcaaaaacCGGCTGATTTTGCAGGTCTGACGGTGGCCaagtcttcttcaaaagttctaTTCATTGACTACCTAGATAAGTTGGAACCTCCACAAACTTCGTCCACATATATGCTGTACCTCATACTTCAAACGTTGACTTCGATGTGTGATAGCCTTTCCAAGGCTGTCATTGGACTAGATAAAAACTCTAGTTCATACATCGAAATTAAAGATTTGGTGTCAAATAACTGGGTGCTTTGGAAAGATATGGCAACCGTGTTTCTGTATTCTTCCTTGTGTGAAACTCTTTTTAATGGATTGACAAAATCGCTGCAAAAATTGACGCTGACTGTGAGCTTTTTGGACCTCAAGGATGCTAGAAAAAAACTCTTGTTTCTTATTTGCAAATCAATCACAAATCTGACCGGAAGCTCAGGTTTTagatcaaaatcattaGGCGAGAGTATAGTTGGGACTATCTCAACAACGATTCAAACTTTGTCGCAGCAACCAGTATCCAATGTATCAACCAGTATCCAGCCTTATAGTCGTTCATTCAACTCACGTATGGCTGTGTTGTTTCGAATGCTCATAAACTTGGTGATTAGTCTTGGCAATCTACTTGATGGCTCAGAGtggattttgatttttAAAACTATTCAATGGTTGGATTACTTTCTGAATGGGGCATCCTCTGATAAGCTTTTGCCGCAAGATAAACCTTCTGctgatttgatttcttccCAAGAGATCTTATCTATTCAAGATTCGATTGTTAAATTGGAAGACTCCGTTTCCGGATACAATTCTACTACATTGAGTTTAATAATAGAATCATTTGTGACTTTGACTACAGAGTTACTTCTGGAAGAGGGTGGCTCCAAAGTaccatttgaagaaaacgaTGATTTAACTTTGAGGACATCAAGCTATAATAAGCtattttttgttggaaagCTTACAAATATCCTTCAAAACAATACCATACAACTACTTGCAACTGCCAATGGCGTTTGGGATTACACTTTGGAATTTTACAAGAGTAttattcaacaaagaaCATTGGATGATCAGACTCGCTTTTTGATCACtgattcttttgattcTGTCGTGAAGAAAATAGCTGCTGACGGGTTCACAAATGATGAGATCAGGAATACCGAACACGTTGTGCTGAATTCACTCAATAAAATAGACACTAGCTTATCAAACCTTCCAACTTCTAAAGAACTTTTGATAGTTAATTGTGAAACAGATATTAGACTACGAGtattgaaaactttgagcACCGTGCTGAACAGATACGGAAGCAACTTCGCTGAATCTTGGAGTTTAGTATACACACTCCTTGATGCCCCGTTCCAATTAATCGAAAAAACAGTATTAGAAGATCCAATCTTATTAAAAGATCCTCAATTGAGAATCAATGTTGGCCAACTCCTAGAATctaattttgaaactgtCAAATTGCTTCTAGACGAATTCCTCACATCACTGCCGAAGAAACAGTTGAAACCATTAATTGATATTTTATGCAAATTTTTTTACCAGACACTTGATTTAAATATATCACTAAACTCCTTAAGTTACTTTTGGCTGATTAGtgactctttgaaaaactcattCAATGCCACAAAAGATTCCAGTTATGTTGGTGAAAATTTGGATTTGGTACTGAATGACAAAGAGGACCTAACTACGCTCATCAATTCACCTTCGACCGACCCAGCACTTATAGATCACTTGATATGGATTTGCCTTATAATATCCCTAAACAAGGCTGCTTCAGATCCAAGGGCTCAGGTTCGCAATGGTGCAATATCTACATGTTTCTCAATTATTGATTCTCATGGTTCCTTACTTGGATGCTGGAAGTTGATCTATAGGCTAGTGATTGAGAAGGAATTTTATACCATTGACTACTCCGATAGTTTAGATTCCGATCACTTGGAAAGTATAACCCTAATATTGCGAGGTTTATGCTCCTTGTACAGCAGTCAATTCTTAAGCTTTGACTCTTCCGATTCGAAGAACACTAAGAGTTTACTATTATTTTGGGAGGGACTCTTTGGGTATTTCGAAAAACTTTTAAAGCTTAACTGGCTAGATCTGGAGtatcaaatcttcaagcAATTTCAAGAGCTATCAAAGCAAGGTTTGGAGCACGAGATCCCAACGGAACTTAAAGAGTTATTTTACTCGTTTTGGTCTACTTACCAGATTCTGTATCAAGTGAACCCTTTAGCTCAAGATACGCTTGTAGTGTATTTTGAGTCGTTTGATAGTATCTATAAGATGGTGAGCCCGATCCAAGATGTccaaaaaatggaaagaataCTTGCCATTTTGAACACTGCTATCCGTTACCCCATATTACCATCTACTAGATCATCCGATTCTATTAAGAGCACTAAACTTCAAGAGACAGTTCTCAATATTCTTGGCTATATGGAGTTTGATGATTACCATTACAAGTCTATGCTTATTCAGCAGTTAGCAAATATTTCCATGCTTCCATTAGCACCTAAGTCGGCTATTGAACAGAAGTTCATCaagaaagttcaagattCTGGCTTTCAAGTTCCTACTTACATTCATTTCAGTCATAAGGCAATAATCGTGCTTGAAAATAAGCTGGCCGACTTAAGTCCCGCTAAGGTGCTAGATCTTGGAAGCTTCACCGAAAGGCTGTTTGAACAACTGTTAACTATTGTACAGGAACGATCAGTAGGATTAGAAGAAACGGAACAGGAATTGTGGATGATTGCCTCCAGAATCTTGGTTGATCTATCTCAAAAACTGCTGCAGTCATACGACAGTTCCCTTGAATATCTTTCGATGCTGTTTATTAGATTAACTGATACCATTCTGTCTTACTATGGAAAAAACTCGCTCTATGAACGCTTTGACATCGTTCAATATGACAAGTTGTATGCATGCTTAATACCACCACTCACTGAGATGCCCAAAAGTGTGCAAGTTGAATTTGCTCACTCCATCTGGAAAAATTCGTTTCTTTATGAGTTCGATGATACTGAAACGGCATTAATTGGCCTTGATGAACTGAAAGATATTCCAGCTCAACAGAGTTTATGCTCCAGGTTACTCAGTTTCCCGTTTGATACAATTGCCAATACCACAAGCCCTATACAGACAcatccaagaaagaatcttAGTTTGAGATGTTTGAATGATTTGATCGATCTTTGCAGTGATccacaatttcaaaaagttgtgACACCATTTTTTATCTCCAGAACAGCTATCGCTTTACACAGAGTTATTGTTTGCAAGTCTTTATTAGACAGAAGACCTCTTCCCAGATTACAGCACTTAGAAATTGAAACAATCATAAATGGCATCTCTTCGTTAGTTCAGAAAAATGGTGATAGAAACATTCAAGATCAGATCCACGAGTTGAAGCCATTATTTCTACGATACGTACCATTCACAGACGAAAGAGATTTACAGAAAGTGTTGAGTTTGAGTGAATAA